In Campylobacter mucosalis, a single window of DNA contains:
- a CDS encoding alpha-1,2-fucosyltransferase, translated as MIIVKIVGGLGNQMFCYAYAKMLSIGGYNVKMDTSVYKTYKLHGGYQLDKYNIDLATLSGNKNAKFYSNGVVFKILKKFGLLKIKREESLLFDESFKTPNDKVYIEGYFQSEKYFCDIKDILLNQFVLKTTLSNYAISIKDKITQNSCSIHIRRGDYLLGKNINYHGVCDLKYYQDATDFLEQKCGDLTYFIFSDDIEWAKGNLKLNNAFYVDSSDRLPHEDIYLMSLCQNNIIANSTFSWWGAYLNQNQNKIVIAPKIWFSNAKLQSQTSDLIPNEWIRV; from the coding sequence ATGATAATAGTAAAAATAGTTGGTGGTTTGGGTAATCAAATGTTTTGCTATGCTTATGCAAAAATGCTTTCGATTGGCGGATATAATGTAAAAATGGATACCTCTGTTTATAAAACTTACAAGCTTCATGGCGGATACCAGCTAGATAAATATAATATCGATTTAGCTACTTTAAGCGGTAACAAAAATGCTAAGTTTTATAGCAATGGTGTAGTTTTTAAAATTTTAAAAAAGTTTGGACTTTTAAAAATAAAGCGAGAAGAAAGTTTGCTTTTTGATGAAAGTTTCAAAACACCAAATGATAAAGTCTATATAGAGGGTTATTTTCAAAGTGAGAAATACTTTTGTGATATTAAAGATATTTTGTTAAATCAATTTGTATTAAAAACAACGCTATCAAATTACGCCATTAGCATAAAAGATAAAATTACGCAAAATAGTTGCTCTATTCACATTAGACGAGGTGATTATTTGTTAGGCAAAAATATAAACTATCATGGTGTTTGCGATTTAAAATACTATCAAGATGCTACTGATTTTTTAGAACAAAAATGTGGAGATTTGACATATTTTATCTTCTCAGATGACATAGAATGGGCAAAAGGAAATCTAAAACTAAACAATGCTTTTTATGTTGATAGTAGCGATAGGCTACCGCATGAAGATATTTACCTGATGAGTTTATGTCAAAATAACATAATTGCAAATAGTACATTTAGTTGGTGGGGTGCTTACTTAAATCAAAATCAAAATAAAATAGTCATCGCTCCAAAAATTTGGTTTAGTAATGCCAAACTTCAAAGTCAAACTAGTGATTTAATCCCAAATGAATGGATAAGAGTATGA
- a CDS encoding glycosyltransferase — protein MSGIKMKILITTEQFYPLKTGMASSVGALSEQLVSLGHDVLVATGYQNRCFSEHNGVKIVEFKIRGGFFHYHYEGNEKQKYIDFVKNYECDVMINECTQIWSMDYLLDYLDELKAKKKFLHSHGFSLYRKLLRYKRIFINFKSIYKVYAYYKKLSKIFKKYDHIFLLHENTSGSEFLKKHGLCHYSFLSNGISSDFMAPYFKDFKDRKHIINISNYQPLKNQEFLMECYCKSKSSLKYSLKLIGDSGELYLSKLKNLKAKFDKKYGFRNVEFYFKISREQTEKLLNDAVLFLHSSKLEVFPMVIVESMAKAVPFISLKVGNVLALNMSYFIKKIDEILGDEDMWEKEAKLVYQKAKDGLNIKQIVAKFNDEFLK, from the coding sequence ATGAGTGGTATAAAAATGAAAATTTTAATAACAACTGAGCAGTTTTATCCATTAAAAACTGGTATGGCAAGTAGCGTTGGTGCACTAAGCGAACAACTTGTGTCATTAGGGCACGATGTTTTGGTAGCTACTGGCTATCAAAATAGGTGTTTTTCAGAGCATAACGGTGTAAAAATAGTAGAATTTAAGATACGTGGTGGATTTTTTCATTATCATTATGAAGGTAATGAAAAACAAAAGTATATAGATTTTGTTAAAAATTACGAATGTGATGTGATGATAAATGAATGCACTCAAATTTGGAGCATGGATTATTTACTAGATTATTTAGATGAGTTAAAGGCAAAGAAAAAATTCTTACATTCACACGGATTTTCGCTATACAGAAAGTTACTTCGCTATAAGAGAATTTTTATAAATTTTAAGTCTATTTATAAGGTCTATGCTTATTATAAAAAGTTAAGCAAAATTTTTAAAAAATATGATCATATATTTTTACTTCATGAAAACACAAGCGGAAGCGAGTTTTTAAAAAAACATGGTTTATGTCATTACTCTTTTTTATCAAATGGCATTAGTTCCGATTTTATGGCACCATATTTTAAAGACTTTAAAGATAGAAAACACATTATAAATATATCAAATTATCAGCCTTTAAAAAATCAAGAGTTTTTAATGGAGTGTTACTGTAAGAGCAAGTCATCGCTTAAATATTCACTTAAATTAATTGGCGATAGTGGAGAATTATATCTGTCAAAGCTTAAAAATTTAAAAGCCAAATTTGATAAAAAGTATGGCTTTAGGAATGTTGAGTTTTATTTTAAAATTTCACGAGAGCAGACCGAGAAGTTGCTTAATGATGCTGTTTTGTTTTTACATTCTAGTAAGCTTGAAGTTTTTCCTATGGTTATTGTTGAGTCTATGGCAAAAGCTGTGCCATTTATAAGTTTAAAAGTCGGCAATGTATTAGCACTAAACATGAGTTATTTTATAAAAAAGATAGATGAAATTTTGGGTGATGAAGATATGTGGGAAAAAGAGGCAAAGTTAGTTTATCAAAAAGCAAAAGATGGGCTTAATATAAAGCAGATAGTTGCTAAATTTAATGATGAGTTTTTAAAATGA
- a CDS encoding GDP-L-fucose synthase family protein: MNKDSKIYIAGHTGLVGSALVRNLTSKGYSNLLLKTHSQLDLTDQKATEEFFYAQRPEYVVLAAAKVGGIVANNKYRADFIYENLAIQNNVIRYSYKHGVKKLLFLGSTCIYPRNAPQPMSEDCLLTGPLEYTNEPYAIAKIAGIKMCESYNLQYGTNFISVMPTNLYGPNDNFDLETSHVLPALVRKFHLAKLLNEQKYDEILKDLKMQNLDEALAYLNKFGIFKDRVEIWGSGEPRREFLHSDDMADASIFILENIDFKDLCDKNSKEIRNTHINIGTGSDISILELANMIKNIVGFKGEIELDTSKPNGTLIKLSDCSRLNNLGYKHKISLHEGIRMVYEWYKNENFNNN, from the coding sequence ATGAATAAAGATAGTAAAATTTACATAGCTGGTCATACGGGTTTAGTAGGCTCTGCTTTGGTTAGAAATTTAACATCAAAAGGATATAGTAATCTACTTTTAAAAACACACTCACAGCTTGATTTGACAGACCAAAAAGCAACGGAGGAGTTTTTTTATGCGCAAAGACCAGAGTATGTGGTCCTAGCTGCTGCAAAAGTTGGTGGCATTGTAGCAAATAATAAATATAGGGCTGATTTTATATATGAAAATTTGGCAATTCAAAATAATGTAATACGTTATTCATATAAACATGGTGTTAAAAAATTATTATTTTTAGGGAGCACTTGCATATACCCAAGAAACGCACCGCAGCCTATGAGCGAGGATTGTTTATTAACTGGTCCATTAGAATACACAAATGAACCATACGCTATTGCTAAAATAGCTGGTATAAAAATGTGTGAAAGTTATAATCTGCAATATGGAACAAATTTTATATCTGTAATGCCTACAAATTTATATGGACCAAATGATAATTTTGATTTAGAGACATCGCACGTTTTGCCAGCTTTGGTAAGAAAATTTCACTTAGCGAAGTTACTGAATGAGCAAAAGTATGATGAAATATTAAAAGATTTAAAAATGCAAAATCTAGATGAGGCACTTGCTTATCTTAATAAATTTGGCATTTTTAAAGATAGAGTTGAGATATGGGGAAGTGGTGAGCCAAGGCGTGAATTTTTACATTCTGATGATATGGCGGATGCTTCTATTTTTATTCTAGAAAATATAGATTTTAAAGATTTGTGTGATAAAAATAGCAAAGAAATAAGAAATACACACATAAATATAGGTACAGGAAGTGATATTTCTATTTTAGAATTAGCAAATATGATAAAAAATATCGTGGGCTTTAAAGGCGAGATAGAGCTTGATACATCAAAGCCTAATGGAACACTGATAAAATTAAGTGATTGTTCTAGACTTAATAATCTTGGCTACAAGCATAAAATTTCATTACATGAAGGCATAAGAATGGTTTATGAGTGGTATAAAAATGAAAATTTTAATAACAACTGA
- the gmd gene encoding GDP-mannose 4,6-dehydratase has translation MSKRVALITGITGQDGSYLAEFLLKNDYEVHGIKRRSSLFNTDRIDHLYQDPHENNLKLHLHYGDMTDSMNLAKIIQDTQPDEIYNLAAMSHVHVSFQTPEYVANADGTGTLRILEAVRLLGLEKKTKIYQASTSELYGKVQEIPQSEKTPFYPRSPYAVAKMYAYWITVNYREAYGMFACNGILFNHESPVRGETFVTRKITRAVSKIALGLENRLYLGNLDAKRDWGHAKDYVKMMWMILQAPEPEDWVIATGQTTAVRDFVRFAFEYVGMTLEFKGVGIEEVGVINKIDANRSSELGLNLSHLKQGDIVVCVDPRYFRPTEVDLLLGDPSKAEQKLGWKREFNLQNLVDDMMKSDLKLMRKDIYLKNGGYNVMRYYE, from the coding sequence ATGAGCAAAAGAGTAGCGCTTATAACTGGTATAACTGGACAAGATGGTTCTTATTTGGCTGAATTTTTGTTAAAAAATGATTACGAAGTTCATGGCATTAAAAGGCGAAGTTCCCTTTTTAATACAGATAGAATAGATCATCTGTATCAAGATCCACACGAAAATAACCTAAAACTACATCTGCATTATGGTGATATGACAGATAGTATGAATTTAGCAAAAATCATACAAGACACACAACCAGACGAAATTTATAACCTAGCAGCAATGAGTCACGTTCATGTATCGTTTCAGACACCTGAATACGTTGCAAATGCTGATGGCACAGGAACTCTTAGAATTTTAGAGGCTGTAAGGTTGCTCGGATTAGAGAAAAAGACAAAGATCTATCAGGCTTCTACTTCTGAATTATATGGTAAAGTTCAAGAGATACCTCAGAGCGAAAAAACACCATTTTATCCAAGAAGCCCTTATGCGGTAGCAAAGATGTATGCATATTGGATAACTGTAAATTATAGAGAGGCTTACGGAATGTTTGCTTGTAATGGAATTTTGTTTAACCACGAAAGTCCAGTAAGAGGCGAAACATTTGTAACAAGAAAAATCACAAGAGCTGTTTCAAAAATAGCACTCGGGCTTGAAAATAGGCTATATCTAGGTAATCTTGATGCAAAAAGGGACTGGGGACACGCAAAAGACTATGTGAAAATGATGTGGATGATTTTACAAGCCCCTGAGCCAGAAGATTGGGTGATAGCGACTGGTCAAACCACTGCTGTTAGAGATTTTGTCAGATTTGCTTTTGAGTATGTCGGTATGACTTTGGAATTTAAAGGCGTTGGCATAGAAGAGGTTGGTGTTATAAATAAGATTGATGCAAATAGAAGTAGTGAATTAGGGCTTAATTTATCTCACCTAAAACAAGGAGATATTGTAGTTTGCGTTGATCCAAGGTATTTTAGACCAACAGAAGTTGATTTGCTTCTTGGAGATCCAAGTAAAGCGGAGCAAAAGTTAGGCTGGAAGCGAGAGTTTAATCTGCAAAATTTAGTAGATGATATGATGAAATCGGATTTAAAGCTTATGAGAAAAGATATCTATCTTAAAAATGGTGGATATAATGTAATGAGGTATTATGAATAA
- a CDS encoding mannose-1-phosphate guanylyltransferase/mannose-6-phosphate isomerase, with translation MTNIVLCGGGGTRLWPLSRNLMPKQFVKIFDDNSLFELTIKRNSKICDEFLVVLNSEHYFLVLDLMSKFALDKNIKYLLEPVAKNTAPAIALACMALDRDEIVLVTPSDHLVKDEVEYKKSLQQAKVLADLGHLVTFGIVPSEVKTGFGYIEAKDENSQDVLRFHEKPDFITASKYIKTGKHYYNSGIFMFKAGVFLDELKKYALEIYNSSLNAFNNAEIRDYIRIKASDMHFIPENSIDYAVLEKSDNIKVVKTDMNWSDVGSFDALSDEFLKGENFNVKSQNYIALNSRNNFVLSKRKIATIGLENFIVIDDKDALLIAKKGETERVKDIVKILKDQNDDIVNVNLMGYRPWGTYEILEQQNGYKIKRIVVNPGCRLSLQKHLHRSEHWIVLDGTATIVDGGGSRELRKNESTYIKIGQIHRLANNGKKPLIIIEIQVGKYTGEDDIIRFEDDYERFK, from the coding sequence ATGACAAATATTGTTCTTTGTGGCGGAGGTGGAACTAGGCTTTGGCCTTTAAGTAGGAATCTTATGCCTAAACAGTTTGTTAAAATCTTTGACGATAACTCGCTATTTGAGCTTACGATTAAGAGAAATAGTAAAATTTGTGATGAATTCTTGGTTGTTTTAAATAGTGAACACTATTTTTTAGTGCTTGATTTAATGTCCAAATTTGCACTAGATAAAAATATAAAATATCTTTTAGAACCGGTTGCCAAAAACACAGCTCCAGCGATAGCTTTGGCATGTATGGCGCTGGATAGAGATGAGATTGTTTTAGTAACGCCTTCTGATCACTTAGTAAAAGATGAAGTAGAGTATAAAAAATCATTACAACAAGCTAAAGTCTTAGCGGATTTGGGGCATTTGGTCACATTTGGTATCGTGCCTAGTGAAGTTAAAACAGGTTTTGGCTATATAGAGGCGAAAGATGAAAACTCGCAAGACGTTTTAAGATTTCACGAAAAGCCAGATTTTATTACGGCGTCAAAATATATAAAAACAGGCAAGCATTATTACAACAGTGGTATTTTTATGTTTAAGGCTGGTGTTTTTTTAGATGAACTTAAAAAATATGCACTAGAGATTTATAATAGCTCGCTAAATGCATTTAACAATGCCGAGATAAGGGACTATATTAGGATAAAAGCATCAGATATGCATTTTATTCCCGAAAACTCAATCGATTATGCTGTACTAGAAAAGTCAGATAATATAAAGGTCGTAAAAACAGATATGAATTGGTCGGATGTGGGTAGTTTTGATGCACTTAGCGATGAGTTTTTAAAAGGTGAAAATTTTAATGTAAAAAGCCAAAACTATATTGCGTTAAATTCTAGAAATAATTTTGTACTTAGCAAAAGAAAAATAGCCACTATTGGTTTAGAAAATTTTATCGTTATTGATGACAAAGACGCCCTTTTGATAGCCAAAAAAGGAGAGACTGAGAGAGTAAAAGATATTGTTAAAATTTTAAAAGATCAAAATGATGATATCGTGAACGTGAATTTAATGGGTTATAGACCTTGGGGAACGTATGAAATTTTAGAACAACAAAATGGATATAAAATTAAACGTATAGTTGTAAATCCAGGTTGTAGATTAAGTTTGCAAAAGCATTTACATAGAAGTGAACATTGGATAGTTCTTGATGGCACAGCTACGATTGTAGATGGGGGGGGGTCGCGAGAGCTTAGGAAAAATGAAAGTACGTATATAAAAATAGGGCAAATTCATCGTCTTGCAAATAATGGTAAAAAACCTCTTATAATTATAGAAATTCAGGTCGGTAAATATACAGGCGAGGATGATATAATCCGTTTTGAAGATGATTATGAAAGGTTTAAATGA
- a CDS encoding phosphomannomutase/phosphoglucomutase gives MNFNNIFREYDIRGIYEKELNETSVKAIGYALGLKMTQLGVKSLSIGYDARLSADILLKWLLSGLNKVGSLNIYEIGLLPTPVGYFSVYADFFDANIMITGSHNPKEYNGFKITIKKDSFFGADLQELGKKVSQIIASNEQIPDNFERKKMDILSHYVKFFVKEFWALRLFSKNFVVDCGNGAVGTALMPILEELDLNAKVLFHEPDGNFPNHHPDPSEKENLADVFKTMKESEIKLGFAFDGDGDRIAVITPKRNIKGDELAYLYTLNMQNPRVLGEVKCSQIMYDEIAKVGEVFMGKTGHSNIKKMMKELDIDLAAEVSGHIFFKERYFGFDDALYAMMRVLELVHKGVDLDAELDKMPKMFSTDEIKINVSEESKFSIVENFKNAIKSGKTDLPEIESIIEIDGIRIKFKDGWALVRASNTTPVVVTRFEAKNEEFLSEIIDKILKLIKEI, from the coding sequence TTGAATTTTAATAATATTTTTAGAGAATACGACATACGCGGAATTTATGAAAAAGAGCTAAACGAAACTAGCGTCAAGGCTATTGGCTATGCACTTGGTTTAAAGATGACGCAGCTTGGCGTAAAGAGCCTAAGTATCGGCTATGACGCAAGACTTAGTGCGGATATTTTACTAAAATGGTTACTTAGTGGATTAAACAAAGTTGGCTCATTAAATATCTATGAGATTGGCTTGTTACCTACGCCAGTTGGCTATTTTAGCGTTTATGCCGATTTTTTTGACGCAAATATAATGATAACTGGCTCACACAATCCAAAAGAGTATAACGGCTTTAAAATCACGATAAAAAAAGATAGCTTTTTTGGGGCGGATTTACAAGAACTAGGCAAAAAAGTAAGCCAAATAATCGCTTCAAACGAGCAAATTCCTGATAATTTTGAACGCAAAAAGATGGATATTTTAAGTCATTATGTGAAATTTTTTGTAAAAGAGTTTTGGGCGTTAAGACTTTTTAGTAAAAATTTTGTCGTTGATTGCGGAAATGGTGCGGTAGGCACAGCTTTAATGCCGATTTTAGAAGAGCTTGATTTAAATGCAAAAGTCTTGTTTCACGAGCCAGATGGCAACTTCCCAAACCACCATCCAGATCCAAGCGAAAAAGAAAATTTGGCTGACGTTTTTAAAACGATGAAAGAGAGTGAGATTAAGCTTGGTTTTGCCTTTGACGGCGATGGCGACAGGATCGCTGTCATCACACCAAAACGCAACATAAAAGGCGATGAATTAGCATATCTTTACACACTAAATATGCAAAATCCGCGTGTGCTTGGCGAGGTTAAATGTTCACAGATTATGTATGACGAGATAGCTAAAGTCGGCGAAGTTTTTATGGGCAAAACAGGTCATAGTAACATCAAAAAGATGATGAAAGAGCTTGATATTGACCTTGCTGCCGAGGTTAGCGGACACATTTTCTTTAAAGAGCGATATTTTGGCTTTGATGACGCACTTTATGCGATGATGAGAGTGCTTGAACTCGTGCATAAGGGCGTTGATTTGGATGCTGAGCTTGATAAAATGCCAAAGATGTTTAGCACTGATGAGATTAAGATAAATGTAAGCGAAGAGAGTAAATTTAGCATAGTTGAGAATTTTAAAAACGCCATAAAAAGTGGCAAAACTGACTTACCGGAGATTGAGAGTATTATTGAGATTGACGGCATTAGGATAAAGTTTAAAGACGGCTGGGCTTTGGTGCGCGCTTCAAACACAACCCCTGTGGTTGTAACTAGATTTGAAGCGAAAAATGAAGAATTTTTGAGTGAAATAATAGATAAAATTTTAAAACTAATAAAAGAAATTTAA
- the groL gene encoding chaperonin GroEL (60 kDa chaperone family; promotes refolding of misfolded polypeptides especially under stressful conditions; forms two stacked rings of heptamers to form a barrel-shaped 14mer; ends can be capped by GroES; misfolded proteins enter the barrel where they are refolded when GroES binds) has protein sequence MAKEIFYSDDARNRLYEGVRKLNDAVKVTMGPRGRNVLIQKSFGAPSITKDGVSVAKEVELKDTIENMGASLVREVASKTNDQAGDGTTTATVLAHAIFKEGLRNVTAGANPIEVKRGMDKQVAALVDELKNISKKVSGSKEIAQIATISANSDESIGKLIADAMEKVGKDGVITVEEAKSIEDELNVVEGMQFDRGYLSPYFITNTEKMQVELSSPFILLFDKKITNLKDLLPVLEQIQKTGKPLLIIAEDIEGEALATLVVNKLRGVLNISAVKAPGFGDRRKAMLEDIAILTGGEVISEELGRTLESATLQDLGQASSVVIDKDNTTIVNGAGEKAAIDARINQIKAQIAETTSDYDREKLQERLAKLSGGVAVIKVGAATETEMKEKKDRVDDALSATRAAVEEGIVVGGGSALILASKRVKLNLSGDEAIGAEIVRRALRAPLRQIAENAGFDAGVVANAIETSTNDNYGFNATTGEYVDMFEAGIIDPVKVERVALQNAVSVASLLLTTEATISEIKEDKPLPAMPDMGGMGGMGGMM, from the coding sequence ATGGCAAAAGAAATTTTTTACTCAGATGACGCTAGAAATCGCCTTTATGAGGGTGTAAGAAAGCTAAATGACGCTGTTAAAGTTACAATGGGACCACGTGGTAGAAACGTGCTAATTCAAAAAAGCTTTGGTGCGCCTAGTATCACAAAAGACGGCGTTAGTGTTGCAAAAGAGGTTGAGCTTAAAGATACGATAGAAAATATGGGTGCGAGTTTAGTTCGCGAAGTGGCTTCAAAGACAAACGATCAAGCAGGCGACGGCACGACAACAGCGACCGTTTTAGCTCACGCAATCTTTAAAGAGGGGCTTAGAAACGTTACAGCTGGTGCAAATCCGATTGAAGTAAAACGCGGTATGGATAAGCAAGTAGCCGCACTTGTTGATGAGCTAAAAAACATCTCAAAAAAAGTTTCAGGCTCAAAAGAGATCGCACAAATTGCTACAATCTCAGCAAATTCAGATGAGAGTATCGGCAAATTAATTGCTGATGCAATGGAGAAAGTCGGTAAAGACGGCGTTATCACCGTTGAAGAGGCAAAATCTATAGAGGATGAGCTAAATGTAGTTGAGGGTATGCAGTTTGATAGGGGTTATTTAAGTCCGTATTTTATCACAAACACCGAGAAAATGCAGGTTGAGCTAAGCAGTCCGTTTATACTTTTATTTGATAAAAAGATTACAAATTTAAAAGATCTGTTACCTGTTTTGGAGCAAATTCAAAAGACTGGCAAACCACTTTTAATCATCGCAGAAGACATTGAGGGCGAGGCGTTAGCGACACTTGTTGTAAATAAACTTCGTGGCGTTTTAAACATTTCAGCTGTAAAAGCACCGGGCTTTGGCGATAGAAGAAAGGCTATGCTTGAAGATATCGCTATTTTAACAGGTGGCGAAGTCATAAGCGAAGAGCTTGGCAGAACGCTAGAGAGTGCTACTTTGCAGGATTTAGGACAGGCTTCAAGCGTTGTGATTGATAAAGATAACACAACTATCGTAAATGGTGCTGGTGAGAAGGCGGCGATTGATGCTAGAATTAATCAAATCAAAGCACAAATTGCTGAAACAACAAGCGATTATGATAGAGAAAAGCTTCAAGAGCGTTTGGCAAAACTTAGTGGCGGCGTGGCTGTTATTAAGGTTGGGGCTGCGACTGAAACTGAGATGAAAGAGAAAAAAGATAGGGTTGATGACGCACTAAGTGCGACACGTGCGGCTGTTGAAGAGGGTATTGTCGTTGGCGGCGGTTCGGCTCTTATTTTAGCTTCAAAACGCGTAAAACTAAATTTAAGTGGCGATGAGGCTATTGGTGCTGAGATAGTTCGCCGTGCCTTACGTGCTCCACTTCGCCAAATCGCTGAAAATGCAGGGTTTGACGCTGGTGTAGTTGCAAATGCTATTGAAACAAGCACAAACGATAATTACGGCTTTAACGCTACGACTGGCGAGTATGTTGATATGTTTGAAGCTGGTATTATTGATCCGGTTAAAGTTGAGCGTGTTGCACTTCAAAATGCCGTATCTGTGGCTAGTTTATTGCTAACAACAGAGGCTACAATAAGCGAAATTAAAGAGGATAAACCACTCCCTGCAATGCCTGATATGGGCGGTATGGGTGGAATGGGCGGTATGATGTAA
- the groES gene encoding co-chaperone GroES, with the protein MNFQPLGKRVLVERVEETKTTASGIIIPDNAKEKPLSGKVLAVSSEVENVKVGESVVFGKYAGTEITLDGKTLLVLNIDDVLGVIK; encoded by the coding sequence ATGAACTTTCAACCATTAGGAAAACGCGTTCTAGTTGAGCGTGTGGAGGAGACAAAAACCACAGCTTCAGGCATTATTATACCTGATAATGCAAAAGAAAAACCTTTAAGCGGTAAGGTTTTGGCAGTAAGCAGTGAAGTAGAGAACGTAAAAGTAGGCGAAAGTGTTGTGTTTGGAAAGTATGCAGGCACCGAGATAACACTTGATGGCAAGACGCTTTTAGTTTTAAACATTGATGATGTTTTGGGTGTAATTAAATAA
- a CDS encoding tetratricopeptide repeat protein — translation MRKVLLFFSCCSLAFCMASNDGVGVIASEPILDGEYAKSAKIFEESCKKGSKMNCYNLAKFYEQGRGVIKNEDMAKKLYQKSCDMGLGLSCTALGRLNESDEKVSLGFFEDGCKKDDDDGCMAAARIYSKNLDAKKAKTLFEKACSYGNENGCKAAQGL, via the coding sequence ATGAGAAAGGTTTTATTGTTTTTTAGTTGCTGTTCTTTGGCGTTTTGTATGGCTTCAAATGACGGTGTGGGCGTTATAGCAAGTGAGCCGATATTAGACGGCGAGTATGCAAAGTCTGCTAAAATTTTTGAAGAGTCTTGTAAAAAGGGTAGCAAGATGAACTGCTATAACTTAGCGAAATTTTACGAGCAGGGCAGAGGCGTGATAAAAAATGAAGATATGGCAAAAAAGCTGTATCAAAAGAGTTGCGATATGGGGCTTGGGCTATCTTGCACTGCTCTTGGTAGATTAAACGAGAGCGATGAAAAGGTTTCGCTGGGATTTTTTGAAGATGGGTGTAAAAAGGACGATGATGATGGCTGTATGGCTGCAGCTAGAATATACTCTAAAAATTTAGACGCCAAAAAGGCAAAAACGCTATTTGAAAAAGCCTGTTCTTACGGCAATGAAAATGGCTGTAAGGCAGCACAGGGGCTATAA
- a CDS encoding TerC/Alx family metal homeostasis membrane protein: MSHLSSFSQDIFVFVCVVVVAFLIDLFAHKKDEVITLKSAVYFSIFWVGVSVAFGGYLYVAEGSEFASLFFAGYALEKALSVDNLFVMMAIFKWFSVPEIYRHRVLYYGVLGAIVFRLIFVLIGTSLMALSHWVEVIFAFIIAYTAIVMLKGGEDKGDEDYSQHLAYRLVHKFFPVFPRLVGHKFFITREFLHQNLKQNVAKSGALIATPLFLCLCVVELSDIMFAFDSVPAVIAISSDPLIVYSAMIFAVLGLRTLYFVLEALKNYLIHLEKAVIVLLFFIAIKLFLNATSHIFGFGFEISPNMSLMVVLGVLFCGIVSSFIFKK, encoded by the coding sequence TTGTCACACCTTAGCTCTTTTTCGCAGGATATTTTTGTATTTGTATGTGTCGTAGTTGTCGCATTTTTAATAGATCTTTTTGCTCATAAAAAAGATGAGGTCATAACACTAAAAAGTGCTGTGTATTTTTCTATATTTTGGGTTGGCGTATCTGTCGCTTTTGGCGGATATCTTTATGTGGCTGAGGGTAGTGAATTTGCGAGTCTATTTTTTGCTGGATATGCGCTAGAAAAGGCGCTTTCTGTTGATAATTTATTTGTTATGATGGCGATTTTTAAGTGGTTTAGCGTGCCTGAAATTTACCGCCATAGAGTGCTGTATTATGGGGTTTTAGGAGCCATTGTATTTAGGCTTATTTTTGTTCTTATAGGCACATCGCTAATGGCACTTAGCCACTGGGTTGAAGTGATTTTTGCTTTTATCATAGCATACACGGCGATTGTTATGCTAAAAGGTGGCGAAGATAAGGGCGACGAGGACTACTCACAGCATTTGGCGTATCGTTTGGTGCATAAATTTTTCCCAGTTTTTCCGCGTCTTGTCGGACATAAATTTTTTATTACTCGTGAATTTTTACACCAAAATTTAAAGCAAAATGTCGCCAAAAGCGGTGCTTTAATAGCAACTCCGCTATTTTTGTGCCTTTGTGTTGTCGAGCTTAGCGATATTATGTTTGCTTTTGATAGCGTTCCAGCCGTGATTGCGATTAGTAGCGATCCGCTTATTGTTTATTCGGCGATGATTTTTGCTGTGCTTGGACTTAGGACGCTATATTTTGTTCTTGAGGCGCTTAAAAATTATCTGATACACCTTGAAAAAGCGGTTATTGTCTTGCTATTTTTTATCGCTATCAAGCTGTTTTTAAACGCCACTTCTCATATTTTTGGGTTTGGTTTTGAAATTTCGCCAAATATGAGCCTAATGGTGGTTTTAGGTGTGCTTTTTTGTGGGATTGTTAGTAGTTTTATCTTTAAAAAATAG